The following proteins are encoded in a genomic region of Oryza brachyantha chromosome 11, ObraRS2, whole genome shotgun sequence:
- the LOC102715804 gene encoding uncharacterized protein LOC102715804 translates to MCAKMEHGFHLHMEHQGLLGGEYNDGIRTPIPKPPLPSTSRPNSMVVKKVCPREFIPPHIVAEAISTLHGLDLRWSGPITPSERLYVEQYVLAKYPQYSHGLIDDDGAGGGVDRDDIVHELRRRASPPAGSPPTLSSSSAPARGGGGTAGELAGGVAVVRLEPSRLLDMLTRKASFPGSFISIPEIQARNRVLRRCGLGDDDYLALFAPTPRDALMLIGESYPFFRGNYYMSILAADADADGAGGDCIRAFAAYKDAKVIAAPESWLDLRIKGSQLSQYFRRKCKHAPKGLFAYPVVPAAAPSAAAPAPAPARYSLHWVSEAHRNGWHVLLDATAIAVGDRLPLSLHRPDFVTCALDDEHAQPPSKVTCLLVRRRSFDVSSKGDT, encoded by the exons ATGTGTGCAAAGATGGAGCATGGATTTCACCTCCACATGGAACACCAG GGTTTACTTGGTGGAGAATATAATGACGGGATTCGCACGCCGATCCCTAAGCCTCCTCTTCCTAGCACATCGAGACCGAACAGCATGGTCGTCAAG AAGGTGTGCCCCCGGGAGTTCATCCCGCCGCACATCGTGGCGGAGGCGATCTCGACGCTGCACGGCCTCGACCTCCGGTGGTCGGGGCCGATCACCCCCAGCGAGCGCCTCTACGTCGAGCAGTACGTCCTCGCCAAGTACCCGCAGTACTCGCACGGCctcatcgacgacgacggcgctggcggcggcgtggacagGGACGACATCGTCCACGAGCTGCGGCGgagggcgtcgccgccggcggggtcgccgccgacgctgtcgtcgtcgtcggcgccggcgaggggggGTGGTGGCACGGCGGgagagctcgccggcggggtggcggtggtAAGGCTGGAGCCGTCGCGGCTGCTGGACATGCTGACGAGGAAGGCGTCGTTCCCGGGGAGCTTCATCTCGATACCGGAGATCCAGGCGAGGAACCGGGTGCTCCGCCGCTGCGgcctcggcgacgacgactacCTCGCGCTGTTCGCCCCGACGCCGCGGGACGCGCTCATGCTCATCGGCGAGAGCTACCCCTTCTTCCGGGGCAACTACTACATGtccatcctcgccgccgacgccgacgccgatggcgccggcggcgactgcATCCGCGCCTTCGCGGCGTACAAGGACGCCAAGGTCATCGCCGCGCCGGAGTCGTGGCTGGACCTCCGCATCAAGGGCTCCCAGCTCAGCCAGTACTTCCGCCGCAAGTGCAAGCACGCGCCCAAGGGCCTCTTCGCCTACCCCGTCGTCCCCGCCGCAGctccgtcggcggcggctcctgcgccggcgccggcgaggtacTCGCTGCACTGGGTGTCTGAGGCGCACCGGAACGGGTGGCACGTGCTCCTCGACGCCACGGCGATCGCCGTCGGAGACCGGCTGCCGCTGTCACTGCACCGGCCGGACTTCGTGACGTGCGCCCTCGACGACGAGCACGCGCAGCCGCCGTCGAAGGTGACGTGCCTGCTCGTCAGGAGGAGGTCATTCGACGTCAGCTCCAAGGGTGATACCTAG
- the LOC102716079 gene encoding uncharacterized protein LOC102716079, whose protein sequence is MARRQPSSSAVYCFVVLLLIVSLGAAIATTAASTCEEDLEELTRSCEVYFRFPAEPRVAPSAACCGVVREVDVACLCAMVTPEVEKNVCMDKVVYVAAFCNRPFLPGSYCGSYHIPGPVV, encoded by the exons ATGGCGAGGCGGCAGCCATCATCGTCAGCCGTGTACTGcttcgtcgtcctcctcctcatcgtcagcctcggcgccgccattgcaacgacggcggcgtcgacgtgcGAGGAGGACCTGGAGGAGCTGACGCGCAGCTGCGAGGTGTACTTCCGGTTCCCGGCGGAGCCGAGGgtggcgccgtcggcggcgtgcTGCGGCGTGGTGAGGGAGGTGGACGTGGCGTGCCTGTGCGCCATGGTGACGCCGGAGGTGGAGAAGAACGTGTGCATGGACAAGGTCGTCTACGTCGCCGCCTTCTGCAACAGGCCCTTCCTGCCTGGCTCCTACTGCGGCA GTTATCACATTCCCGGGCCGGTCGTGTAA